One genomic region from Arthrobacter sp. FB24 encodes:
- a CDS encoding ABC transporter substrate-binding protein: protein MRAPNKLRISLAVTAAASLIAVSGCAANTPAGSSSGGGTDKLEITSWWTSGSEADALNVLIDGVKAAKPGLSVDNAAVSGGGGANARQALAARLQAGSPPDAWQVHPAGQLKSYVDGGQVADLTDLWTEGDWASQMPKDVAEAQQVDGKYYTVPIGVHRGNVLWTNPAVLSKANVTIDADAGIDGLISSLEQVQASGTTPLCLGDKDIFASSQLLESLIMSRAGADNWTKLFTSEYSFDAPEVKQALEDYKTILSFANKDHSAITWDEAAKKMADGECAVNLMGDWAYGELLNAGKKPGTDFAWVAFPGKEDIFDYVGDGFSIPANNIPHAEAARAWLKTLMDPKIQTEFAAKKGSIPAVTSADISGLSEYQQEAAKSLASGAVVSSLAHAQAAGAEFAQTYADAVSTFNGSGNTDAFIASMTQAQKTQL, encoded by the coding sequence ATGCGTGCACCAAACAAGCTCAGGATTTCGCTGGCCGTAACAGCAGCAGCAAGCCTCATTGCAGTAAGCGGATGTGCCGCCAACACCCCCGCCGGAAGCTCGTCCGGGGGAGGGACCGACAAACTCGAAATCACCTCCTGGTGGACCTCCGGATCCGAGGCCGACGCACTCAATGTGCTGATCGACGGGGTGAAGGCGGCCAAGCCGGGCCTGTCCGTGGACAACGCCGCGGTCTCCGGCGGCGGCGGCGCCAACGCGCGGCAGGCCCTGGCCGCGAGGCTCCAGGCCGGAAGCCCGCCGGACGCCTGGCAGGTACACCCTGCCGGGCAGCTGAAGAGTTACGTGGACGGCGGGCAGGTAGCCGATCTGACTGACTTGTGGACCGAGGGTGACTGGGCGTCGCAAATGCCCAAGGACGTGGCCGAAGCCCAACAGGTCGACGGCAAGTACTACACCGTCCCGATCGGCGTCCACCGCGGGAACGTCCTCTGGACCAACCCCGCCGTGCTCTCCAAGGCGAACGTCACGATCGATGCCGATGCCGGCATCGACGGGCTGATCTCCAGCCTGGAGCAGGTGCAGGCCAGCGGGACCACGCCGCTCTGCCTGGGCGACAAGGACATCTTCGCCTCATCCCAGCTGCTGGAGTCACTCATCATGTCCAGGGCGGGTGCGGACAACTGGACGAAGCTGTTCACCAGCGAGTATTCCTTCGACGCCCCCGAGGTGAAGCAGGCGCTGGAGGACTACAAGACCATCCTCTCCTTCGCCAATAAGGATCACTCCGCTATCACCTGGGATGAAGCCGCGAAGAAAATGGCCGACGGCGAATGCGCGGTCAATCTCATGGGGGACTGGGCCTACGGTGAGTTGCTCAACGCCGGAAAGAAGCCCGGCACGGACTTCGCCTGGGTGGCCTTCCCCGGCAAAGAGGACATCTTCGACTACGTAGGTGACGGCTTCTCCATCCCGGCGAACAATATTCCGCATGCCGAAGCCGCCCGGGCCTGGTTGAAGACGTTGATGGACCCGAAGATCCAGACCGAATTCGCCGCCAAGAAGGGTTCAATCCCCGCAGTGACCTCGGCCGACATCTCGGGGTTGTCCGAATACCAGCAGGAAGCCGCCAAGAGCCTCGCCTCAGGCGCAGTGGTCTCCTCGCTGGCCCATGCCCAGGCCGCCGGAGCCGAATTCGCCCAGACGTACGCCGACGCCGTCTCCACCTTCAACGGCAGCGGCAACACCGATGCCTTCATCGCCAGCATGACGCAGGCCCAGAAGACCCAGCTGTAA
- a CDS encoding carbohydrate ABC transporter permease, whose translation MPHNVKTSRRAAWIFAPSLLVSFLFVYVFIGITVYISLSNWKIGTSPNLTLRQPFGGTYAELVQEQRFQADIRNVVVFTIIFLVLAILGGLVAALFIHHVSVGKGLFRTVFLLPYALSFIVTGVAWRWIFAPATGVNEILRSMGIENPPGWTTDTTILGALNDPSGTDFLKVQFGIPVALLPIIFAAAWQLVGFAMAMYLAGLASIPEEHLEAANVDGANVWQRLRYIVLPQLWPSTITCFVLLLHVALKIFDLVVAMSGSGPGFVTDVPGIYIYNYLTSRYDKASAMAIILLLLTLVVIVPYLVRGYRKERKA comes from the coding sequence GTGCCTCACAACGTCAAGACATCCCGCCGAGCCGCCTGGATCTTTGCACCCAGCCTGCTGGTCAGTTTTCTCTTCGTCTACGTTTTTATCGGGATCACGGTCTACATCTCCCTCTCGAACTGGAAGATCGGAACCAGCCCAAACCTCACGCTCCGCCAGCCGTTCGGAGGGACCTACGCCGAACTGGTCCAGGAACAGCGCTTCCAGGCGGACATCCGCAATGTGGTGGTCTTCACGATCATTTTCCTGGTCCTGGCCATCCTCGGCGGACTGGTCGCCGCGCTGTTCATCCACCATGTTTCGGTGGGTAAGGGCCTGTTCCGGACGGTCTTCCTCCTGCCCTACGCGCTGTCCTTCATCGTTACCGGTGTCGCGTGGCGCTGGATCTTTGCCCCCGCCACTGGCGTCAACGAGATTCTTCGAAGCATGGGAATCGAGAACCCTCCGGGGTGGACCACGGACACCACGATCCTGGGAGCCCTGAACGACCCCTCGGGAACCGACTTCCTGAAGGTCCAGTTCGGCATTCCGGTGGCGCTGCTGCCCATCATCTTTGCGGCCGCATGGCAGCTCGTGGGTTTCGCCATGGCCATGTACCTGGCCGGCCTTGCCTCCATCCCGGAGGAACACCTTGAAGCGGCCAATGTTGACGGCGCGAACGTCTGGCAGCGACTTCGGTACATCGTGCTGCCGCAGCTGTGGCCCTCCACCATCACCTGCTTCGTGCTCCTGCTTCACGTGGCCCTGAAGATCTTCGACCTCGTCGTCGCCATGTCAGGTTCCGGCCCGGGATTCGTCACCGACGTGCCCGGCATTTACATCTACAACTACCTCACCAGCCGTTACGACAAAGCCTCGGCAATGGCGATCATCCTGCTCCTGCTGACCCTCGTGGTGATCGTCCCCTACCTCGTACGCGGATACCGGAAAGAGCGAAAGGCATAG
- a CDS encoding carbohydrate ABC transporter permease — MAVETLEPTTSRSVQAPRQRPKKLAPKPRSWSIPRTAGGWIVLAVCTLATLGMLVPVYVIITTALSGSTGAPNFFLAFPDAPSLGAFKGAWTKLHGSLANSLQITVPAALVSCLLGSINGYVLSKFPFRGSNALFTVLLVGMFIPFQAVIIPVFQFLNMLHLQGSIIGLILVHIIYGIPITTLIFRNYYEGIPTAIIEAASIDGAGIWKTYVRVMLPLSVPGFVVAGIFQCTNIWNDFLFGFILASPAAWPATVTLNNLIGTTTVDYSELMAGAVLVAAPTVLLYLVLGRFFVSGLTAGAVK, encoded by the coding sequence ATGGCCGTCGAAACCCTCGAACCGACCACGTCCCGATCTGTCCAGGCGCCACGACAGCGCCCGAAGAAGCTGGCCCCCAAGCCCCGGTCCTGGAGCATTCCGAGAACTGCCGGCGGCTGGATTGTCCTGGCTGTTTGTACCCTCGCGACTCTCGGCATGCTCGTGCCGGTTTACGTCATCATCACCACGGCCCTGTCAGGAAGTACCGGAGCTCCGAACTTCTTCCTAGCCTTCCCGGATGCGCCGAGCCTGGGCGCCTTTAAAGGCGCCTGGACCAAGCTTCACGGATCGCTGGCGAACTCACTTCAGATCACAGTCCCGGCGGCGCTGGTCTCGTGCCTGTTGGGCTCGATCAACGGCTACGTTCTGTCCAAGTTCCCCTTCCGGGGATCCAACGCCCTCTTCACGGTTCTGCTCGTGGGCATGTTCATACCGTTCCAGGCCGTTATCATCCCCGTCTTCCAGTTCCTCAACATGCTGCACCTCCAAGGCAGCATCATCGGCCTGATCCTGGTCCACATCATCTACGGCATACCGATCACCACGCTGATCTTCCGCAACTACTACGAGGGCATCCCGACCGCCATCATCGAAGCAGCCTCCATCGACGGTGCCGGCATCTGGAAGACCTACGTCCGTGTGATGCTCCCGCTCTCCGTGCCGGGCTTCGTCGTCGCCGGAATCTTCCAGTGCACCAACATCTGGAACGACTTCCTCTTCGGCTTCATCCTGGCCTCCCCGGCAGCGTGGCCTGCTACCGTAACCCTGAACAACCTCATCGGAACCACTACCGTGGACTACTCCGAGCTGATGGCCGGCGCAGTGCTCGTGGCTGCTCCGACCGTCCTGCTCTACCTTGTCCTGGGCAGGTTCTTCGTCAGCGGCCTCACCGCAGGAGCAGTGAAATGA
- a CDS encoding sugar kinase: MTLLDVLCVGETMAVVTPARAEPLRDAEECLLGYGGAESNVAAHLAEFGYRSGWASRVGRDPFGERIVDGLSSRGVDVSWVVRDSTSPTGVYFKDPDVGHGARALYYRAGSAASRMAPSDSEAWPLEQTGWIHTSGINAALSHSCSALTEHLLAGAGPSGYKVSFDVNYRPALWTVDVAGPRLLELARLSTVVLVGLDEAETLWGCTTAEEVSELLPGPRHVVIKDSALEAVEFFRDRNRDERVFRVPANHVDVVEPVGAGDAFAAGYLAGLLRGDNPEDRLALGHSFAAWTLGTRADFRPGHGTKPRSFGTNGTRVGVS; the protein is encoded by the coding sequence ATGACCCTTCTGGATGTGCTCTGCGTCGGGGAAACCATGGCTGTGGTCACCCCCGCCAGGGCTGAGCCGCTCCGTGACGCGGAAGAATGCCTGCTCGGCTACGGGGGAGCGGAATCCAACGTTGCGGCGCACCTGGCCGAATTCGGTTACCGGTCCGGCTGGGCCAGCCGTGTCGGCCGGGACCCGTTCGGTGAACGAATTGTGGACGGACTTTCCAGCCGTGGCGTGGATGTCAGCTGGGTGGTGCGCGACAGTACGTCCCCTACAGGGGTCTACTTCAAGGACCCCGACGTCGGGCACGGCGCCAGGGCGCTTTACTACCGTGCCGGCTCCGCTGCCTCCCGGATGGCGCCGTCCGATTCCGAAGCGTGGCCGCTGGAGCAGACGGGCTGGATCCACACCAGCGGCATCAACGCCGCACTCTCGCACAGTTGCTCGGCGCTGACGGAGCATCTCCTGGCGGGGGCTGGTCCATCAGGCTACAAAGTCTCCTTCGACGTCAACTACCGCCCCGCCCTGTGGACTGTCGACGTTGCGGGCCCGCGTCTGCTGGAACTGGCCCGCCTATCCACCGTTGTCCTCGTGGGCCTCGACGAAGCTGAAACATTATGGGGCTGCACCACCGCAGAAGAGGTATCGGAGCTTCTGCCGGGACCGCGGCATGTCGTCATCAAAGACTCAGCCTTAGAGGCTGTCGAATTCTTCAGGGACCGCAACCGGGATGAACGTGTCTTCCGCGTACCAGCCAACCACGTCGACGTCGTCGAACCAGTGGGGGCTGGCGACGCCTTTGCCGCGGGTTATCTGGCCGGGTTGCTCCGCGGAGACAACCCCGAGGACCGGCTCGCCCTGGGCCACTCCTTCGCAGCCTGGACACTGGGCACCCGCGCCGACTTCCGACCGGGCCACGGAACTAAACCCCGCAGTTTCGGTACCAACGGCACCCGCGTCGGCGTCAGCTGA
- a CDS encoding bifunctional 4-hydroxy-2-oxoglutarate aldolase/2-dehydro-3-deoxy-phosphogluconate aldolase, which translates to MAHKLTHDWFDDGFFRVPVIAVLRGLTPAEAVRNATRAWDAGVEHVEVTIETPEAVPTLAAVAGAAAERGVAVGAGTIMSADQLDAAASANASFTVSPGLDEGIIKESIRRSMPHLPGVATASEILRAKALGLTWLKAFPASVLGPDWLRAMKGPFPDVRFVATGGMKSATARRYLDAGVSVVGLSSDFSSDEGAAAVRELLSAIQGNTTAV; encoded by the coding sequence TTGGCACACAAACTCACGCATGACTGGTTCGACGACGGTTTCTTCCGGGTCCCGGTGATAGCCGTGCTCCGCGGACTAACACCCGCCGAAGCAGTACGGAACGCCACGCGGGCGTGGGACGCCGGCGTCGAGCATGTCGAAGTCACGATCGAAACACCGGAAGCCGTCCCCACGCTCGCTGCTGTGGCCGGCGCCGCAGCCGAACGCGGTGTGGCCGTGGGCGCAGGCACCATCATGAGTGCCGACCAACTGGACGCCGCGGCATCCGCCAACGCATCATTCACAGTCTCTCCCGGCCTTGACGAAGGCATCATCAAGGAAAGCATCCGACGCAGCATGCCCCACTTGCCCGGAGTGGCCACAGCCAGTGAGATCCTGCGGGCGAAAGCGCTCGGCCTGACATGGCTGAAAGCATTCCCAGCATCGGTACTGGGTCCCGATTGGCTGAGAGCAATGAAAGGGCCGTTTCCAGACGTCCGTTTTGTCGCCACTGGCGGTATGAAATCGGCAACAGCACGCCGCTATCTCGATGCCGGTGTCAGCGTCGTCGGTTTGAGTTCAGACTTCTCCTCCGACGAAGGGGCCGCGGCAGTCCGCGAACTGCTTAGTGCAATTCAAGGCAACACCACGGCAGTGTAG
- a CDS encoding AAA family ATPase yields MAASRNPLDDLRETIGHLADQLKLPHSERVDDLVGDLIGARPGPARPLSEVQAELDALVGLETVKEQVRALVALLQVQARRKAHGLPEVATSQHLVFLGNPGTGKTTVARLLAEMYRAVGLLQKGHLVEVDRSGLVGQFVGATAIKTDRVIRRALDGVLFIDEAYALTPEDGRMDFGPEAIEVLLKRMEDHRHRLVVIVAGYPRLMESFLLSNPGLRSRFAREITFPDYSVDALQTIFHQLLAQHEYTLEPGADQMLRRILTGLHAGEDSGNARFARTLFEQALNRQALRLSLDEEQSLDALDREAVMTLTTDDIVEAALALGEEPEPEPPPEPERSRWWRWLA; encoded by the coding sequence ATGGCTGCCAGCCGCAATCCGCTCGACGACCTGCGCGAAACCATCGGCCATCTGGCCGATCAGCTCAAGCTGCCACATTCGGAGCGCGTCGATGACCTGGTCGGCGATCTCATAGGTGCGAGGCCCGGTCCGGCCCGGCCACTGTCCGAGGTGCAGGCCGAGCTCGACGCGCTGGTCGGACTGGAGACCGTAAAGGAACAGGTGCGGGCCCTCGTCGCATTGCTCCAAGTCCAGGCCCGCCGTAAGGCGCACGGCCTGCCGGAGGTGGCCACCTCACAGCATCTGGTGTTCCTCGGAAACCCGGGCACGGGCAAGACCACTGTGGCGCGGCTCCTGGCCGAGATGTACCGCGCGGTCGGTCTGCTGCAGAAAGGCCACCTGGTCGAGGTCGACCGTTCGGGCCTGGTGGGGCAGTTCGTCGGCGCGACGGCCATCAAGACGGACCGGGTGATCCGGCGTGCGCTGGACGGCGTCCTGTTTATCGACGAGGCCTACGCGCTGACCCCGGAGGACGGCCGCATGGACTTCGGCCCCGAGGCGATCGAGGTCCTGCTCAAGCGGATGGAGGACCACCGCCACCGGCTGGTCGTGATCGTGGCCGGGTACCCGCGCCTGATGGAGTCCTTCTTGCTCTCGAACCCCGGACTGCGCTCACGGTTCGCCCGCGAGATCACGTTCCCCGACTACTCCGTCGACGCACTCCAGACGATCTTCCACCAGCTGCTGGCCCAGCACGAGTACACGCTGGAGCCCGGTGCCGACCAGATGCTGCGCCGGATCCTCACCGGGCTCCACGCGGGCGAGGACTCCGGCAACGCACGGTTCGCCCGCACGCTGTTCGAGCAGGCGCTCAACCGCCAGGCGCTGCGGCTGTCGCTCGACGAGGAACAAAGTCTTGACGCGCTCGATCGTGAGGCCGTCATGACGCTAACAACGGACGACATCGTTGAGGCCGCACTGGCCTTGGGCGAGGAGCCGGAGCCGGAGCCGCCGCCGGAACCTGAGCGGTCGCGTTGGTGGCGCTGGCTGGCCTGA
- a CDS encoding HAD domain-containing protein, protein MTLKPIILLDIDGVLNPALRARPGAIRPDPQLTDVRTALVRRLARCGRIAWVSTWPAEMTAQLEEQLQLETEPLRVTLLLRPADADDPTPKLRSVARWLARMEASDDWDSVVWIDDVLGPDAREWARTCGRPALLEKPSADRGLTEAHVIAVEVFIGGGGAVNATT, encoded by the coding sequence ATGACGTTGAAGCCGATCATCCTGCTCGACATCGACGGTGTACTGAACCCGGCCCTCCGTGCCCGGCCGGGTGCTATCCGGCCCGACCCGCAGCTCACAGACGTGAGGACCGCGTTGGTCCGGCGGCTGGCGCGGTGCGGTCGGATTGCGTGGGTGTCGACGTGGCCGGCGGAGATGACCGCCCAGCTTGAGGAGCAGCTGCAGCTCGAGACCGAACCGTTGCGGGTGACCCTCCTGCTGCGCCCGGCCGACGCCGACGACCCGACACCGAAGCTGCGGTCGGTGGCCAGGTGGCTGGCCAGGATGGAGGCGTCCGACGACTGGGACTCGGTCGTGTGGATCGATGACGTGCTCGGACCCGACGCGCGCGAGTGGGCCCGCACCTGTGGCCGGCCAGCGCTTTTGGAGAAGCCAAGCGCTGACCGGGGTCTGACGGAGGCACACGTGATCGCGGTAGAGGTGTTCATCGGCGGCGGGGGCGCGGTCAACGCGACCACCTGA
- a CDS encoding DUF808 domain-containing protein, whose product MSGGLVALLDDIAAIARIAAASVDDVAAGAAKAGAKAAGVVIDDAAVTPQYVSGADPSRELPMIKKIFWGSLRNKLLIILPALLAVSAFLPGAIPFILMLGGTYLCYEGAEKVWHKLRGHHSAEEETPAVERGPAAEATVIKGAITTDFILSCEIMVISMNEVATESLWVRALILVVVALVITVAVYGAVALIVKMDDVGLHLAAKDSAGSRRTGELLVKGMPSVLAAITLVGTIAMLWVGGHIMLQGAYDLGWHAPYDLVHVLEHPFGGIPVVGSLLAWLVNTLCSAVLGIAWGLVIMAIVGPLLKVLPFGQKKNGHDGSSAAGDRPVKRGADSAS is encoded by the coding sequence GTGAGCGGCGGTCTTGTTGCCCTGCTGGACGACATCGCAGCCATTGCCCGCATAGCGGCCGCGTCGGTAGATGACGTCGCTGCCGGCGCCGCCAAGGCAGGGGCAAAGGCCGCTGGTGTGGTGATCGACGATGCTGCCGTCACCCCGCAGTACGTGTCCGGTGCGGACCCTTCCCGCGAACTGCCGATGATCAAGAAGATCTTCTGGGGATCGCTTCGGAACAAGCTGCTGATCATTCTGCCGGCGTTGCTTGCCGTCAGCGCTTTCCTTCCGGGAGCAATCCCGTTCATCCTCATGCTGGGTGGCACCTACCTCTGTTACGAGGGTGCCGAGAAGGTGTGGCACAAACTCCGTGGCCACCACTCCGCTGAAGAAGAAACTCCGGCGGTCGAGCGGGGACCTGCGGCGGAGGCCACGGTCATCAAGGGCGCCATCACCACCGACTTCATTCTGTCCTGCGAGATCATGGTCATCTCGATGAACGAGGTGGCCACCGAATCTCTGTGGGTCCGGGCGCTCATCCTGGTCGTCGTGGCCCTCGTGATCACGGTTGCCGTTTACGGTGCCGTCGCCCTCATCGTCAAGATGGATGACGTCGGCCTGCATCTGGCCGCCAAGGACTCCGCCGGTTCCCGGCGCACCGGCGAGCTCCTCGTCAAGGGTATGCCCTCGGTACTGGCCGCGATCACCCTGGTCGGGACGATTGCGATGCTCTGGGTCGGCGGGCACATCATGCTGCAGGGCGCTTACGACCTCGGTTGGCACGCGCCATACGACCTTGTCCATGTCCTCGAGCACCCCTTCGGCGGGATCCCGGTGGTGGGCAGCTTGCTGGCCTGGCTCGTGAACACGCTGTGCTCCGCCGTCCTCGGAATCGCCTGGGGCCTCGTCATCATGGCCATCGTGGGACCGCTGCTGAAAGTGCTGCCGTTCGGCCAAAAGAAAAACGGGCATGACGGGAGCAGCGCTGCAGGGGACCGTCCCGTGAAACGCGGGGCCGATTCGGCCTCGTAG
- a CDS encoding amino acid transporter, producing the protein MTTMSRPPADPQAARPGAGDNFRNWLLFGLVDAKGIHQGPGAVSDSHLKKHPWWQVMCLTGVDYFSTLGYQPAIAALAAGVISPLATVVLVAVTLLGALPVYRRVAGESHRGEGSIAMLERLMPRWGGKLLVLVLLGFAATDFMITMTLSAADATAHALQNPFTPAWMQGQNVLLTLFLLALLGAVFLRGFKEAIGVAVVLVGVYLGLNVVVVAATVFEAVTHPVAVGDWWHALTTSHGNPFMVVGIALLVFPKLALGLSGFETGVAVMPQIRGRPGDTEDKPVGRIEGARRLLTTAAVIMSSFLITTSFTTVILIPEQEFQPGGQANGRALAFLAHEYLGAGFGTVYDMSTIAILWFAGASAMAGLLNLVPRYLPRYGMAPGWARAVRPLVLVFTAVGFLITWLFDADVDAQGGAYATGVLVLMTSAAVAVTLSARRRQQSKRTLGFGVIAVVFIYTTVANIFERPEGIRIASFFIAGIIVISLLSRIRRSFELHATHVHLDRQALEFMSSNVSGPIALIAHEPLRLSPEAYRDKLTSAIEVSHLPLEHQALFLEVIVDDSSDFETELEVRGVTRHGYQILEVHGPVVPNTIASVLLHIRDVTGLMPHIYFRWTEGNPIINLLKFLFLGEGEIAPVTREVLREAEPDVTKRPWVHVG; encoded by the coding sequence ATGACCACGATGAGCAGGCCGCCAGCGGATCCCCAGGCGGCTCGGCCGGGCGCCGGGGACAACTTCCGGAACTGGCTGCTGTTCGGCCTGGTGGACGCCAAGGGGATCCACCAGGGGCCCGGAGCGGTGAGCGATTCGCACCTGAAGAAGCATCCGTGGTGGCAGGTGATGTGCCTGACGGGTGTCGATTACTTCTCCACCTTGGGTTACCAGCCTGCAATCGCGGCGCTGGCGGCGGGCGTGATCTCTCCGCTCGCGACCGTGGTGCTGGTCGCTGTCACCTTGCTCGGCGCCCTGCCCGTGTACCGCCGGGTAGCCGGGGAGAGCCACCGGGGTGAGGGGTCCATCGCCATGCTGGAGAGGTTGATGCCGCGCTGGGGCGGGAAGCTCTTGGTGCTGGTGCTTCTGGGGTTCGCGGCGACGGACTTCATGATCACCATGACGCTCTCCGCAGCCGATGCCACGGCGCACGCGCTCCAGAATCCCTTCACGCCGGCCTGGATGCAGGGACAGAACGTGCTGCTCACGCTGTTCCTGCTGGCCCTGCTGGGGGCTGTGTTCCTGCGGGGCTTCAAGGAGGCCATCGGTGTGGCGGTAGTTCTGGTCGGTGTTTACCTGGGCCTGAATGTGGTGGTGGTGGCCGCGACCGTATTCGAGGCTGTTACCCATCCGGTTGCTGTGGGGGACTGGTGGCACGCGCTGACCACCTCGCACGGGAATCCGTTCATGGTGGTCGGGATCGCGCTGCTGGTCTTCCCGAAGCTGGCGCTGGGCCTGTCCGGTTTCGAGACCGGGGTCGCCGTGATGCCACAGATTAGGGGCCGGCCAGGGGATACCGAGGACAAACCGGTCGGCCGGATCGAGGGGGCCCGCCGGCTCCTGACAACCGCGGCAGTCATCATGAGTTCCTTCCTGATCACCACCAGCTTCACCACAGTGATCCTGATCCCGGAGCAGGAATTCCAGCCCGGCGGCCAGGCCAACGGCCGCGCCCTGGCGTTTTTGGCCCACGAGTACCTCGGCGCGGGTTTCGGGACCGTGTATGACATGAGCACCATCGCCATTCTCTGGTTCGCCGGCGCCTCCGCGATGGCGGGCCTGCTGAACCTGGTCCCGCGGTACCTGCCCCGCTACGGTATGGCCCCGGGGTGGGCGCGGGCGGTGCGGCCGCTGGTGCTCGTGTTCACTGCGGTCGGATTCCTGATCACCTGGCTCTTCGACGCCGACGTCGACGCCCAGGGCGGCGCCTACGCCACCGGCGTCCTGGTGCTGATGACCTCGGCTGCGGTGGCGGTCACACTGTCGGCCCGTCGGCGGCAGCAAAGCAAGCGCACCCTGGGGTTCGGTGTCATTGCCGTGGTGTTCATTTACACGACGGTGGCCAACATTTTTGAACGGCCCGAGGGCATCCGGATCGCCTCGTTCTTCATCGCAGGCATCATCGTGATCTCGTTGCTCTCCCGGATCCGGCGGTCCTTTGAACTCCACGCCACCCACGTCCACCTGGACCGGCAGGCGCTGGAATTCATGTCCTCCAACGTGTCCGGCCCGATCGCGCTCATCGCTCACGAACCCCTCCGGCTGAGCCCGGAGGCATACCGGGACAAGTTGACCTCCGCAATCGAGGTCAGCCACCTTCCGCTTGAGCACCAGGCGCTGTTCCTGGAAGTGATCGTGGACGATTCCTCCGACTTTGAGACAGAACTCGAGGTCCGCGGCGTGACCCGGCACGGATACCAGATCCTGGAGGTCCACGGACCGGTCGTGCCGAACACGATCGCCTCGGTCCTGCTGCACATCCGCGACGTGACGGGCCTGATGCCGCACATTTACTTCCGCTGGACGGAGGGCAACCCGATCATCAACCTGCTCAAGTTCCTCTTCCTGGGCGAAGGTGAAATCGCTCCGGTGACCCGAGAAGTACTCCGCGAAGCCGAACCGGACGTCACCAAACGACCATGGGTCCACGTCGGCTAA
- a CDS encoding potassium-transporting ATPase subunit F — protein sequence MSADAIMWLVLLIAGIALFGYLLAVLIHPDKW from the coding sequence ATGAGCGCCGACGCCATCATGTGGCTGGTCCTGCTCATCGCCGGAATCGCCCTGTTCGGTTACCTGCTCGCAGTGCTGATCCATCCGGACAAGTGGTGA